From a region of the Corallococcus macrosporus genome:
- a CDS encoding ThiF family adenylyltransferase, which produces MTNVNPRFQRNLGVLHPQTMDKLATTHVLVAGVGGAGGQCAVDLARLGFGCLTLADFDVYERHNINRQIGCFESTLGQHKVDVVERMCRDIHPDLRVNKVKEGITDANVADVLKGLGGLPPVDYVVEVIDIAGARAKESLHQTCRQLGIPIMTGLMLGFGAALHVFQPDAPLYEELFILPDGRIDLPKIIPHLGSYMLQEYMDACYRGKGHAPTCVIGATTAAGLMVSEIMRGVMLGTRAMVSWPEYLYVDLFDHRYVRGSVSAARPVRPVGQGARG; this is translated from the coding sequence ATGACGAACGTGAACCCCCGTTTCCAGCGCAACCTGGGCGTCCTCCACCCGCAGACGATGGACAAGCTCGCCACCACCCACGTGCTCGTCGCCGGCGTGGGCGGCGCCGGCGGCCAGTGCGCGGTGGACCTGGCGCGTCTGGGTTTCGGCTGCCTGACGCTCGCGGACTTCGACGTCTACGAGCGCCACAACATCAACCGGCAGATTGGCTGCTTCGAGAGCACGCTGGGCCAGCACAAGGTGGACGTGGTGGAGCGCATGTGCCGGGACATCCACCCGGACCTGCGCGTGAACAAGGTGAAGGAGGGCATCACCGACGCCAACGTGGCGGACGTGCTCAAGGGCCTGGGCGGCCTGCCGCCGGTGGACTACGTGGTGGAGGTCATCGACATCGCGGGGGCGCGCGCCAAGGAGTCGCTCCACCAGACGTGCCGGCAGCTGGGCATCCCCATCATGACCGGGCTGATGCTGGGCTTTGGCGCCGCGCTCCACGTCTTCCAGCCGGACGCGCCGCTCTACGAGGAGCTCTTCATCCTCCCGGACGGCCGCATCGACCTGCCGAAGATCATCCCGCACCTGGGCAGCTACATGCTCCAGGAGTACATGGACGCCTGCTACCGGGGAAAGGGCCACGCCCCCACGTGCGTGATTGGCGCCACCACCGCCGCGGGGCTGATGGTGAGTGAAATCATGCGGGGCGTGATGCTGGGCACCCGCGCGATGGTGTCCTGGCCCGAGTACCTCTACGTGGACCTCTTCGACCACCGCTACGTGCGCGGCTCCGTCAGCGCCGCCCGCCCGGTCCGGCCGGTGGGGCAGGGCGCCCGGGGCTGA
- a CDS encoding DofA protein, whose amino-acid sequence MALPVYKTDVIDKVFFLRWDAPPTPDEIQAVFQKMQTAYQQHQQQQLVLVTSAGAKSAVPNSEQRRHLSNMLSDARALFSEIHVVIEGNELQHNLQRVIVSGMLIVTRTYDDQFIRVHKNADGAAGFIARRLGVDGTQVVNEARSRGVVM is encoded by the coding sequence ATGGCACTTCCGGTCTACAAGACAGACGTCATCGACAAGGTGTTCTTCCTGCGCTGGGACGCTCCCCCCACGCCGGATGAGATTCAGGCGGTGTTCCAGAAGATGCAGACCGCCTACCAGCAGCACCAGCAGCAGCAGCTGGTGCTCGTCACGAGCGCGGGAGCGAAGTCCGCGGTCCCCAACAGCGAGCAGCGCCGGCACCTGTCCAACATGCTGTCGGACGCGCGGGCGCTGTTCTCGGAGATCCACGTCGTCATCGAGGGCAACGAGCTGCAGCACAACCTCCAGCGCGTCATCGTGTCGGGGATGCTCATCGTCACGCGCACGTATGACGACCAGTTCATCCGCGTGCACAAGAACGCGGATGGGGCGGCGGGCTTCATCGCCCGGCGGCTGGGCGTGGATGGCACGCAGGTGGTGAACGAAGCGCGGTCGCGCGGCGTGGTGATGTAG
- a CDS encoding heparin lyase I family protein, which translates to MKKTLLLVETLFVLGAVGCGAADGSLPDEDRTPALESSGEDLATTSCTQLTPSSVKASGDDGTGSVAANTLDDLLTTRWSSLGKGQWIDYDLGATKTVGAMAVAWHQGDTRVNTFTISVSPDGYTYTQVYSGKSKGTTAAAETYAFTAVSARRIRVTVQGNTLNDWASISEARPCAGTTPSPAPSGIVWRGDFESGDRSQWDGTQMMSSDRLQVIPSPVREGGYALKATVKQGDDPINSSGNRNEIFKQTKEAAGSEYWYRWSTRFASDFPSVNTWQLFTQWHHDGCCGSPPVEFYVYGEEMRLNIGGDPGVIVWKTPLVRNAWHDFIFHVKWSPNATVGFVELYYNGNLVLPKRYIATQYSGQLNYLKIGLYRNDTVAPVGVVYHDGWVMGRSKADVLDANYQLK; encoded by the coding sequence TTGAAGAAAACCCTCCTCCTGGTTGAAACGTTGTTCGTCCTGGGCGCCGTCGGTTGTGGCGCCGCGGACGGTTCGCTTCCGGATGAAGACCGCACGCCGGCGCTCGAGTCCTCCGGCGAAGACCTCGCCACCACGAGCTGCACGCAGCTCACCCCCAGCAGCGTGAAGGCCAGCGGCGACGACGGCACCGGCAGCGTCGCGGCGAACACGCTGGACGACCTGCTCACCACGCGCTGGAGCAGCCTGGGCAAGGGCCAGTGGATTGACTACGACCTGGGCGCCACGAAGACGGTGGGCGCCATGGCGGTGGCCTGGCACCAGGGCGACACGCGGGTGAACACGTTCACCATCTCCGTGTCTCCGGACGGCTACACCTACACGCAGGTGTACAGCGGCAAGAGCAAGGGCACGACGGCCGCGGCGGAGACGTATGCCTTCACGGCGGTGAGCGCGCGCCGCATCCGCGTCACCGTGCAGGGCAACACCCTCAACGACTGGGCCAGCATCTCGGAGGCGCGTCCGTGCGCCGGCACGACGCCGTCCCCCGCCCCCAGCGGCATCGTGTGGCGCGGCGACTTCGAGTCCGGCGACCGCAGCCAGTGGGACGGCACGCAGATGATGTCGTCGGACCGGCTGCAGGTGATTCCGTCGCCGGTGCGCGAGGGCGGCTACGCGCTCAAGGCCACGGTGAAGCAGGGCGACGACCCCATCAACTCCAGCGGCAACCGGAACGAAATCTTCAAGCAGACGAAGGAGGCGGCGGGCTCCGAGTACTGGTACCGCTGGAGCACGCGCTTCGCGTCGGACTTCCCCAGCGTGAACACCTGGCAGCTCTTCACCCAGTGGCACCACGACGGCTGCTGCGGCTCACCGCCGGTGGAGTTCTACGTCTACGGCGAGGAGATGCGGCTCAACATCGGCGGGGACCCGGGCGTCATCGTCTGGAAGACGCCGCTGGTGCGCAACGCGTGGCATGACTTCATCTTCCACGTGAAGTGGTCCCCCAACGCCACCGTGGGCTTCGTGGAGCTGTACTACAATGGCAACCTGGTGCTGCCCAAGCGCTACATCGCGACGCAGTACTCCGGGCAGCTCAACTACCTGAAGATTGGCCTGTACCGGAACGACACCGTCGCGCCGGTGGGCGTCGTCTACCACGACGGCTGGGTGATGGGCCGCTCGAAGGCGGACGTGCTGGATGCCAACTACCAGTTGAAGTGA
- a CDS encoding sigma 54-interacting transcriptional regulator, giving the protein MTRPGSEQVPRSERKPLYVKVVTQPALHGCWSVNISETGIGLIATPRRPSEGPHENEPVEMAFSLPDTGAHVRVHGVVRWRHDTASGGGTVAALGISFGAFDAADGVKLARYLATSHLQVVTAFASEDESRAVRQSLDGVATPHFAATAEDVHALLTRGDMAALLVCGQDESRALALVESLAELRAEVDPTGAGPPSDLASRIVYCAPAAPERLVALFNTGRIYRALGPWPDPDVMREAVLQAGREHGFRTEQWRMALELERNLMRERALAQAPVGGPGRHGEDVGFRSPPMQRVMEMVRLVAPHRVAVLLQGETGTGKEVLARILHRLSGRGDLPLVVQDCGALTETLLESELFGHVKGAFTGAVSDHPGLFVLANGGTIFLDEIENTTPNLQAKLLRVLETGDIRPVGGTQVRHVDVRVVAASNRDLGEEVRAGRFRADLFYRLNSFTIDIPPLRERPEDIPELARAFVEQFNRTLKRSATGVAPDADEVLHGYGWPGNVRELRNVVERAVLLSRPGEMLTRRLLPPALLNNTVPRADPTGDGSLRARLHQVERDLIREALERHGGVLRRAAVALGMDPVTLGRRARRHGLWKPE; this is encoded by the coding sequence ATGACGCGCCCCGGGTCCGAGCAGGTGCCTCGGAGCGAGCGCAAGCCGCTGTACGTGAAGGTGGTGACCCAGCCGGCGCTGCATGGCTGCTGGTCCGTCAACATCAGCGAGACGGGCATCGGGCTCATCGCCACGCCGCGCCGGCCGTCGGAGGGCCCGCACGAGAACGAGCCGGTGGAGATGGCCTTCTCGCTGCCGGACACGGGCGCCCACGTGCGCGTCCACGGGGTGGTGCGCTGGCGTCATGACACGGCGAGCGGCGGGGGCACCGTCGCGGCGCTGGGCATCAGCTTCGGCGCCTTCGACGCCGCGGATGGCGTGAAGCTGGCGCGCTACCTGGCCACGTCCCACCTGCAGGTGGTGACCGCCTTCGCGTCGGAGGACGAGTCCCGCGCGGTGCGCCAGTCCCTGGACGGCGTGGCCACGCCGCACTTCGCCGCCACCGCGGAGGACGTGCACGCGCTGCTCACGCGCGGGGACATGGCGGCGCTGCTGGTGTGCGGCCAGGACGAGTCGCGGGCGCTCGCGCTGGTGGAGTCCCTGGCGGAGCTGCGCGCGGAGGTGGACCCCACGGGGGCGGGGCCGCCCAGCGACCTGGCCTCGCGCATCGTCTACTGCGCCCCGGCGGCCCCGGAGCGGCTGGTGGCCCTCTTCAACACCGGCCGCATCTACCGGGCGCTGGGGCCGTGGCCGGATCCGGACGTCATGCGCGAGGCGGTGCTCCAGGCCGGGCGCGAGCACGGCTTCCGCACGGAGCAGTGGCGCATGGCGCTGGAGCTGGAGCGCAACCTCATGCGCGAGCGCGCCCTGGCCCAGGCCCCGGTGGGCGGCCCGGGCCGCCACGGGGAGGACGTGGGCTTCCGCAGCCCGCCCATGCAGCGCGTGATGGAGATGGTGCGCCTGGTGGCCCCCCACCGGGTGGCGGTGCTGCTGCAGGGCGAGACGGGCACCGGCAAGGAGGTGCTGGCGCGCATCCTCCACCGGCTCTCCGGCCGGGGGGACCTGCCGCTCGTGGTGCAGGACTGCGGCGCGCTCACGGAGACGCTGCTGGAGAGCGAGCTGTTCGGCCACGTGAAGGGCGCCTTCACCGGCGCGGTGTCGGACCACCCGGGCCTCTTCGTGCTGGCCAACGGCGGCACCATCTTCCTGGACGAGATTGAGAACACCACGCCCAACCTCCAGGCGAAGCTCCTGCGCGTGCTGGAGACGGGCGACATCCGCCCGGTGGGCGGCACCCAGGTGCGCCACGTGGACGTGCGCGTGGTGGCCGCGAGCAACCGGGACCTGGGCGAGGAGGTGCGCGCCGGCCGCTTCCGCGCGGACCTCTTCTACCGGCTCAACAGCTTCACCATCGACATCCCGCCCCTGCGCGAGCGCCCGGAGGACATCCCGGAGCTGGCGCGCGCGTTCGTGGAGCAGTTCAACCGCACCCTCAAGCGCTCCGCCACGGGCGTGGCGCCGGACGCGGACGAGGTGCTGCACGGCTACGGCTGGCCGGGCAACGTGCGCGAGCTGCGCAACGTGGTGGAGCGGGCGGTGCTGCTGTCCAGGCCCGGGGAGATGCTCACCCGGCGCCTGCTGCCGCCCGCGCTCCTCAACAACACCGTGCCCCGCGCGGACCCCACGGGGGACGGCTCGCTCCGGGCCCGGCTCCACCAGGTGGAGCGCGACCTCATCCGCGAGGCCCTGGAGCGCCACGGCGGCGTCCTGCGCCGCGCGGCCGTGGCCCTGGGCATGGACCCCGTGACGCTGGGCCGCAGGGCCCGGCGCCACGGGCTGTGGAAGCCGGAGTAG
- a CDS encoding alpha/beta hydrolase, translated as MRRTWVVMVALFVMLSANSGEAREVSLQAEQWTRAVVAAGLTASSTTREALGGGLAHYTWKVRVGTGKYDAITVHRVVREARPWLPARSSRAVFMVHGDLWGFAPAFLTNTCVSTMPEDRSLAAFLASQDVDVWGLDLRWVGVPESETDFSYMADWSLQTHVKDVGTGLALADVVRRLSGNGGGDRMFLLGWSRGATIGYAYLDAESQRPRGLRRVDGFVPMDMVLRFGPDATEQRQWACDRYEALQAARDEGRTEGGLLGPAPGTPVKLIGQLATQAPNSPSPLAPTGLAAPTRPTNRQFAVIAAGKTAALFVPLQPLTPGYHLAGSVPDAAGLPTRTAFTPEPTLFDYLQLAVPYQSLNEVVETEKQLCGLDVPYDDHLQDVKVPVLYVGAAGGVGRYGEYSTRLLGSTDVTRIIVRSRPESERALDFGHADLFLARDARVRVWQPILQWLRAH; from the coding sequence ATGCGTAGGACGTGGGTGGTGATGGTGGCGTTGTTCGTGATGCTGAGCGCGAATTCGGGGGAAGCGCGCGAGGTGTCGTTGCAGGCGGAGCAGTGGACGCGCGCGGTGGTGGCGGCGGGGCTGACCGCGTCCAGCACGACGCGCGAGGCGCTGGGCGGCGGGCTGGCGCACTACACCTGGAAGGTGCGGGTGGGGACGGGGAAGTACGACGCCATCACGGTGCACCGCGTGGTGCGCGAGGCGCGCCCGTGGCTCCCGGCGCGCAGCAGCCGGGCGGTGTTCATGGTGCACGGGGACCTGTGGGGCTTCGCGCCCGCGTTCCTCACCAACACGTGCGTGTCCACGATGCCGGAGGACCGCTCGCTGGCGGCGTTCCTGGCCAGCCAGGACGTGGACGTCTGGGGCCTGGACCTGCGGTGGGTGGGCGTGCCGGAGTCCGAGACGGACTTCAGCTACATGGCGGACTGGAGCCTCCAGACGCACGTGAAGGACGTGGGCACGGGCCTGGCGCTGGCGGACGTGGTGCGGCGACTGTCCGGCAACGGCGGCGGCGACCGGATGTTCCTCCTGGGCTGGAGCCGCGGCGCCACCATCGGGTACGCGTACCTGGACGCGGAGTCGCAGCGGCCGCGCGGGCTGCGGCGGGTGGACGGCTTCGTGCCCATGGACATGGTGCTGCGCTTCGGGCCGGACGCGACGGAGCAGCGCCAGTGGGCCTGCGACCGCTATGAGGCGCTCCAGGCCGCCCGCGACGAGGGGCGCACGGAGGGCGGCCTCCTGGGCCCCGCGCCGGGCACGCCCGTGAAGCTCATCGGTCAGCTGGCGACCCAGGCACCCAACTCGCCCTCCCCGCTCGCGCCGACGGGGCTCGCGGCGCCGACCCGGCCCACCAACCGGCAGTTCGCGGTCATCGCCGCCGGCAAGACGGCGGCGCTCTTCGTGCCGCTCCAGCCGCTGACGCCGGGCTACCACCTGGCGGGCAGCGTGCCGGACGCCGCGGGCCTGCCCACCAGGACGGCCTTCACGCCGGAGCCCACCCTGTTCGACTACCTCCAGCTGGCGGTGCCCTACCAGAGCCTCAACGAGGTGGTGGAGACGGAGAAGCAGCTGTGCGGCCTGGACGTGCCCTACGACGACCACCTGCAGGACGTGAAGGTGCCCGTGCTGTACGTGGGCGCGGCGGGCGGCGTGGGGCGCTACGGGGAGTACTCCACGCGCCTGCTGGGCAGCACGGACGTCACCCGCATCATCGTGCGCAGCCGGCCGGAGTCGGAGCGCGCGCTGGACTTCGGGCACGCGGACCTGTTCCTCGCCCGGGACGCGCGCGTGCGCGTGTGGCAGCCCATCCTCCAGTGGCTGCGGGCGCACTGA
- the tesB gene encoding acyl-CoA thioesterase II has protein sequence MSRVLDELLGLLKLEPIEENLFRGASQDLGFRQLFGGQVLGQSVSAASQTVEEKRTVHSLHGYFLRPGDAGLPVVYTVDRVRDGGSFTTRRVVAIQKGQPIFTLMASFQGDEPGFTHQATMPDVPPPESLPTDLELLGRHAGRMSERHREKFLSPKPIEMRPVTYVDPFEPTAEPPVKHVWFRADGAMPDEPQVHRYVLAYASDFNLLGTALQPHALTFLKPGFQMASLDHALWFHGDLKVNDWLLYTIESPWAGNARGLARGHVFTRDGRLVASVAQEGLLRQRTDAR, from the coding sequence ATGAGCCGGGTGCTGGACGAGCTGTTGGGGCTTTTGAAGCTGGAGCCCATCGAGGAGAACCTCTTCCGCGGCGCCAGCCAGGACCTGGGCTTCCGGCAGCTCTTCGGAGGGCAGGTGCTGGGGCAGTCCGTCTCCGCCGCCAGCCAGACGGTGGAGGAGAAGCGCACAGTGCACTCGCTGCACGGCTACTTCCTGCGCCCCGGCGACGCGGGCCTCCCCGTCGTCTACACCGTGGACCGCGTGCGCGACGGCGGCAGCTTCACCACCCGCCGCGTGGTGGCCATCCAGAAGGGCCAGCCCATCTTCACGCTGATGGCGTCCTTCCAGGGCGACGAGCCGGGCTTCACGCACCAGGCCACCATGCCGGACGTGCCGCCCCCGGAGTCGCTGCCCACGGACCTGGAGCTCCTGGGCCGCCACGCGGGCCGGATGTCCGAGCGGCACCGGGAGAAGTTCCTCTCCCCCAAGCCCATCGAGATGCGCCCGGTGACGTACGTGGACCCCTTCGAGCCCACCGCCGAGCCGCCCGTGAAGCACGTCTGGTTCCGCGCCGACGGCGCCATGCCCGACGAGCCCCAGGTGCACCGCTACGTGCTCGCCTACGCCAGCGACTTCAACCTGCTGGGCACCGCGCTCCAGCCGCACGCGCTGACGTTCCTCAAGCCGGGCTTCCAGATGGCCAGCCTGGACCACGCGCTCTGGTTCCACGGCGACCTGAAGGTCAACGACTGGCTGCTCTACACCATCGAGAGCCCCTGGGCCGGCAACGCCCGCGGCCTCGCGCGCGGGCACGTCTTCACCCGGGACGGGCGGCTCGTGGCCTCCGTGGCCCAGGAAGGCCTGCTGCGCCAGCGCACGGACGCGCGCTGA
- a CDS encoding class I SAM-dependent methyltransferase: MPETVFVDNIWNDFAHSYDQMIPELPCYQRQREKILRDTRDRAYVIDAGCGTGLVSEPLVRRGQRVVGFDNNEAMLALAVRRRAREPEAVRARWTLLPGDVTQFPVEVEEGADAVVMNNVLFYVRDPEAVLREAWTHLKPGGVLCMTSNKRPRPDLEKVLKNSIREWESQGRWSETLQRAVNHHRTCAQRLTTDPNEMVTFLDTDQAVKLLKKVGFSEALVADGDDYYGENFYVCMRK; encoded by the coding sequence ATGCCCGAAACCGTCTTTGTCGACAACATCTGGAACGACTTCGCGCACAGCTACGACCAGATGATCCCCGAACTGCCGTGCTACCAGCGGCAGCGCGAGAAGATCCTCCGAGACACCCGGGACCGGGCCTACGTCATCGACGCGGGGTGCGGCACGGGGCTGGTGAGCGAGCCGCTGGTGCGCCGGGGACAGCGCGTCGTGGGCTTCGACAACAACGAGGCCATGCTCGCCCTGGCGGTGCGCCGCCGCGCCCGGGAGCCGGAGGCGGTGCGCGCCCGCTGGACGCTGTTGCCGGGGGACGTGACGCAGTTCCCCGTGGAGGTGGAGGAGGGCGCGGACGCGGTGGTGATGAACAACGTCCTCTTCTACGTGAGGGACCCGGAGGCCGTGCTGCGCGAGGCCTGGACGCACCTGAAGCCCGGCGGCGTGCTGTGCATGACGAGCAACAAGCGCCCCCGGCCGGACCTGGAGAAGGTGCTGAAGAACTCCATCCGGGAGTGGGAGTCCCAGGGCCGGTGGTCGGAGACCCTCCAGCGCGCGGTGAACCACCACCGCACCTGTGCCCAGCGGCTCACCACGGACCCCAACGAGATGGTCACCTTCCTGGACACGGACCAGGCGGTGAAGCTGCTGAAGAAGGTGGGCTTCAGCGAGGCGCTGGTGGCCGACGGTGACGACTACTACGGCGAGAACTTCTACGTCTGCATGCGCAAGTAG